A DNA window from uncultured Methanoregula sp. contains the following coding sequences:
- a CDS encoding carbonic anhydrase: MCDCLDSSAAPAPSRRRLLGGAAALAALASSTRVLAADTPLPDNRIGPAAALDRLVQGNARYVAGRSTQRDFSVGRVARTTGQRPFAAILSCADSRIAPELAFDQGPGDLFVVRLAGNFVNDDALASMEYAIQFLEVPLILVLGHSNCGAVSAAIKVVQEGTPLPGHLPGLVNAIRPAVEAASRRQPPNLLVAATEQNVLLNVARLSTAEPILAGRTASGAVRAVGGVYDLASGKVSLV, translated from the coding sequence ATGTGTGATTGTCTTGACTCCTCCGCGGCGCCAGCGCCGTCCCGCCGCCGCCTGCTGGGTGGTGCCGCCGCCCTGGCTGCCCTCGCTTCGAGCACCCGCGTGCTGGCAGCCGACACCCCCTTGCCAGACAACCGCATTGGCCCGGCTGCCGCGCTCGATCGCCTTGTACAGGGCAACGCGCGCTATGTGGCCGGGCGCTCCACCCAGCGTGATTTTTCAGTGGGCCGCGTGGCCCGCACCACGGGGCAGCGGCCCTTTGCCGCCATCCTGAGCTGTGCCGATTCGCGCATTGCCCCCGAGCTTGCGTTCGACCAGGGGCCGGGCGACCTGTTCGTGGTGCGGCTGGCGGGCAACTTCGTCAACGACGATGCCCTGGCCAGCATGGAATACGCGATCCAGTTCCTTGAAGTGCCGCTCATCCTGGTGCTGGGCCATAGCAATTGCGGCGCCGTGTCGGCCGCGATCAAGGTGGTGCAGGAAGGCACCCCGCTGCCCGGGCACCTGCCAGGGCTGGTGAACGCCATCCGCCCGGCGGTCGAGGCCGCATCGCGCCGCCAGCCGCCCAACCTGCTGGTGGCCGCCACCGAGCAGAACGTGCTGCTCAACGTGGCCCGGCTGTCCACGGCCGAGCCCATCCTGGCCGGGCGCACGGCCAGCGGCGCCGTGCGCGCCGTGGGCGGCGTGTACGACCTTGCCAGCGGCAAGGTTTCGCTGGTCTGA
- a CDS encoding acyl-CoA dehydrogenase family protein, protein MLLTQDQEMIRDAVRDFAQTELWPNAARWDKEHHFPKEAHQGLAALGAYGICVPEEFGGAHLDYVTLALVLEEIAAGDGGTSTAISVTNCPVNAILMRYGNAQQKRDWLTPLARGEMLGAFCLTEPHVGSDASALRTTAARQGDEYVINGVKQFITSGKNGHVAIVIAVTDKGAGKKGHERLPRAHQQPRLSCSKAGRQARPAQQRHGADQLRQLPHPGREPHRRRGRGLQDRAGRA, encoded by the coding sequence ATGCTGCTGACCCAAGACCAGGAAATGATCCGCGACGCGGTGCGCGATTTTGCCCAGACCGAGCTGTGGCCGAACGCCGCCCGCTGGGACAAGGAACACCACTTTCCCAAAGAAGCCCACCAGGGCCTGGCCGCCCTGGGCGCCTACGGCATCTGCGTGCCCGAAGAGTTTGGCGGCGCCCACCTGGACTACGTCACGCTTGCCCTGGTGCTGGAAGAAATCGCCGCTGGCGACGGCGGCACCAGCACGGCCATCAGCGTGACCAACTGCCCCGTCAACGCCATCCTCATGCGCTACGGCAACGCGCAGCAAAAGCGCGACTGGCTCACACCGCTGGCGCGTGGCGAAATGCTGGGCGCCTTCTGCCTGACCGAGCCGCACGTGGGCTCCGACGCCTCGGCGCTGCGCACCACGGCCGCCCGGCAGGGCGACGAGTACGTCATCAACGGCGTCAAGCAGTTCATCACCAGCGGCAAGAACGGCCATGTGGCTATCGTCATCGCCGTCACCGACAAGGGCGCGGGCAAGAAGGGGCATGAGCGCCTTCCTCGTGCCCACCAGCAACCCCGGCTATCGTGTAGCAAGGCTGGAAGACAAGCTCGGCCAGCACAGCAGCGACACGGCGCAGATCAACTTCGACAACTGCCGCATCCCGGCCGAGAACCTCATCGGCGCCGAGGGCGAGGGCTACAAGATCGCGCTGGGCGCGCTTGA
- a CDS encoding alpha/beta hydrolase yields MPFAQVNGQKLYYEDTGGDGPAIVFSHGLLMDGSMFAPQVQALRGAWRCITWDERGHGQTADPQRCEPFSYYDSANDLAALLDHLGVKTAVLAGMSQGGYLSLRCALTHPALVRALVLIDTQALQEDPAKMAGHEALIQAWLTGGLTDDIAAVVARTILGEGWPGTPQWQAKWRQFTVPNLMQCFTTLGSRDDISNRLGAITVPALVVHGTLDHAIDVARAQAMADALPHARMVQVPGAGHAANLTHPEPVNAALTAFLANLP; encoded by the coding sequence ATGCCTTTCGCGCAGGTCAATGGCCAGAAGCTCTACTACGAGGACACGGGGGGCGACGGCCCCGCCATCGTGTTCTCGCACGGGCTGCTCATGGATGGCAGCATGTTCGCGCCGCAGGTGCAGGCCCTGCGCGGCGCTTGGCGCTGCATCACCTGGGACGAGCGCGGCCATGGCCAGACGGCCGACCCGCAGCGCTGCGAGCCCTTCAGCTATTACGACTCGGCCAACGACCTGGCCGCGCTGCTGGACCACCTGGGTGTGAAGACGGCGGTGCTGGCCGGCATGTCGCAGGGCGGCTACCTGTCGCTGAGGTGCGCGCTCACCCACCCGGCGCTGGTGCGTGCGCTGGTGCTCATCGACACCCAGGCGTTGCAGGAAGACCCGGCCAAGATGGCGGGGCACGAGGCGCTGATCCAGGCCTGGCTCACCGGTGGGCTGACGGACGACATTGCCGCCGTGGTGGCGCGCACCATCCTGGGCGAAGGCTGGCCGGGCACGCCGCAGTGGCAGGCCAAGTGGCGCCAGTTCACCGTGCCCAACCTGATGCAATGCTTCACCACCCTGGGCAGCCGTGATGACATCAGCAACCGGCTGGGCGCCATCACGGTGCCGGCGCTGGTGGTGCACGGCACGCTCGACCACGCCATCGACGTGGCGCGCGCGCAGGCCATGGCCGACGCGCTGCCGCATGCCCGCATGGTGCAGGTGCCAGGCGCTGGGCATGCCGCCAACCTGACGCACCCCGAGCCAGTCAATGCGGCGTTGACGGCGTTTCTGGCCAACCTGCCCTAG
- a CDS encoding SDR family oxidoreductase has translation MKSILVIGASRGIGLELVRQYTEAGRRVIATVRDAAGRERVQSLGAEALTVDVANPASVSALAWQLDGEKLEAAWYVAGVIRRPNALTPPTQQDFDAVMHTNVLGAMQAIPQVAPLVADAQGVFAFLSSSMSQIGSVPGSDSWLYRTSKAALNMAVAAAQHDYPGATLITIDPGWVQTDMGGGGAALTVQDSVRGLRATVASVTAADKGRLLHHDGRRATHW, from the coding sequence ATGAAATCCATCCTTGTCATCGGCGCATCGCGCGGTATCGGGCTTGAACTGGTGCGCCAGTACACCGAAGCCGGCCGCCGTGTGATCGCCACCGTGCGCGACGCGGCGGGCCGCGAGCGCGTGCAGTCGCTGGGCGCCGAGGCGCTGACTGTGGACGTGGCCAACCCCGCCAGCGTGAGCGCGCTGGCATGGCAGCTCGACGGCGAAAAGCTCGAGGCCGCCTGGTACGTGGCCGGCGTGATCCGTCGCCCCAATGCCCTCACGCCGCCCACGCAGCAGGATTTCGATGCCGTCATGCACACCAACGTGCTGGGCGCGATGCAGGCCATTCCGCAGGTGGCCCCGCTGGTGGCGGACGCGCAGGGGGTGTTCGCCTTCCTGTCTTCGTCCATGTCGCAGATCGGCAGCGTGCCCGGCAGCGATTCGTGGCTCTACCGCACCAGCAAGGCCGCGCTCAACATGGCGGTGGCCGCCGCGCAGCACGACTACCCCGGGGCCACGCTGATCACCATCGACCCCGGCTGGGTGCAAACCGACATGGGCGGCGGGGGCGCAGCCCTCACCGTCCAGGACAGTGTGCGGGGTTTGCGTGCCACCGTGGCCAGTGTGACCGCCGCTGACAAGGGCCGCTTGCTGCACCACGACGGCCGCCGCGCCACGCACTGGTAG
- a CDS encoding acyl-CoA dehydrogenase family protein, protein MNFDNCRIPAENLIGAEGEGYKIALGALEGGRIGIAAQSVGMARSAFDAALAYSKERESFGTPIFNHQAVGFRLADCATQIEAARQLIWHAAALRDAGRPCLKEAAMAKLFASEMAERVCSAAIQTLGGYGVVNDFPVERIYRDVRVCQIYEGTSDVQKIIIQRALA, encoded by the coding sequence ATCAACTTCGACAACTGCCGCATCCCGGCCGAGAACCTCATCGGCGCCGAGGGCGAGGGCTACAAGATCGCGCTGGGCGCGCTTGAGGGCGGCCGCATCGGCATCGCCGCCCAAAGCGTGGGCATGGCGCGCAGCGCGTTCGATGCGGCGTTGGCGTATTCCAAGGAACGCGAGAGCTTTGGCACGCCCATCTTCAACCACCAGGCCGTCGGCTTTCGCCTGGCCGATTGCGCCACGCAGATCGAGGCCGCGCGCCAGCTCATCTGGCATGCCGCAGCGCTGCGCGACGCGGGCCGCCCGTGCCTGAAAGAAGCCGCCATGGCCAAGCTGTTCGCCAGCGAGATGGCCGAGCGCGTGTGCAGCGCCGCCATCCAGACGCTGGGCGGCTACGGCGTGGTCAACGACTTTCCGGTCGAGCGCATCTACCGCGACGTGCGCGTGTGCCAGATCTACGAAGGCACGAGTGACGTGCAGAAGATCATCATCCAGCGCGCGCTGGCCTGA
- a CDS encoding carbohydrate porin — protein MAPLALLLAAAACRPAAAQTAEPTAEAPAVAWHAQATWAWQAKPAFDAAYTGPNSLVPGREKSYSFTATGDLGVRLWQGAEAHFNPEAAQGVPLSHLAGAGGLSNGELARTSGANLSVYRARLFVQQRWDTGGAPDTIEPDFNELGGTSRTSRWTVRAGAFSLLDYFDNNPYAKDPREQFFNWSFLTHGAWDYAADARGYSVGAMVEYRTATWAVRAARMAMPRESNGLALDGHWRRYYGDQIEAESDLPVSVPAGPLRARVLAFRNRAVMGRFDDALAQAGTPDVAQVRRAQAKTGWGVTLEVPLGEDAGLFLRASRNSGQAETYAFTEIDRQFALGGQFSGAAWGRGNDRWGLAWAANGLSLPHRSYLAAGGQGFFLGDGRLNYGPEQVLEAYYRWALPGVATAAGTLQSAFSLGVQHLVHPGYNRDRGPVQVYSLRWHSEF, from the coding sequence CCGGCGTTTGACGCTGCTTACACGGGCCCGAACAGCCTGGTGCCAGGGCGGGAAAAGTCCTACTCCTTCACGGCCACCGGCGATCTTGGCGTGCGCCTGTGGCAGGGGGCCGAGGCCCATTTCAACCCCGAAGCTGCGCAGGGCGTGCCCCTGTCGCACCTCGCCGGTGCCGGCGGGCTGTCCAATGGTGAACTGGCACGCACCTCGGGCGCCAATCTGTCGGTGTACCGGGCGCGCCTGTTCGTCCAGCAGCGCTGGGACACCGGCGGCGCACCCGACACCATCGAGCCCGATTTCAACGAGCTGGGTGGTACGTCGCGCACCAGCCGCTGGACGGTCCGCGCCGGCGCTTTCTCGCTGCTCGACTACTTCGACAACAACCCCTACGCCAAGGACCCGCGCGAGCAGTTCTTCAACTGGTCGTTCCTCACGCATGGCGCCTGGGACTATGCGGCAGACGCGCGCGGCTACTCGGTGGGGGCCATGGTCGAATACCGCACCGCCACCTGGGCCGTGCGCGCCGCCCGCATGGCGATGCCACGCGAATCCAACGGGCTGGCGCTCGACGGCCACTGGCGCCGGTACTACGGGGACCAGATCGAAGCCGAGTCCGACCTGCCGGTGTCCGTGCCCGCCGGGCCGCTGCGCGCGCGCGTGCTTGCTTTTCGCAACCGGGCCGTGATGGGGCGCTTCGATGATGCGCTGGCCCAGGCTGGCACGCCGGATGTGGCCCAGGTGCGGCGCGCCCAGGCCAAGACCGGCTGGGGTGTGACCCTGGAGGTGCCCCTGGGCGAGGACGCGGGGCTGTTTCTGCGGGCCAGCCGCAACAGCGGCCAGGCGGAGACCTATGCCTTTACCGAAATCGACCGCCAGTTCGCGCTGGGCGGCCAGTTCTCTGGCGCGGCCTGGGGCCGGGGCAACGACCGCTGGGGCCTGGCATGGGCGGCCAATGGCCTCTCTTTGCCGCACCGCAGCTACCTGGCGGCGGGGGGGCAGGGTTTCTTCCTGGGCGATGGCCGGCTCAACTATGGGCCCGAGCAGGTGCTTGAGGCCTACTACCGCTGGGCCCTGCCCGGCGTGGCCACGGCTGCGGGCACGCTGCAGTCTGCGTTTTCGCTGGGGGTTCAGCACCTTGTGCACCCAGGCTACAACCGCGACCGGGGGCCGGTGCAGGTCTATTCGCTGCGCTGGCACAGCGAGTTTTGA